One part of the Bacillus sp. FJAT-45350 genome encodes these proteins:
- a CDS encoding DUF2515 family protein yields the protein MLGTCPSEKKLINYISRIVRRGNIDNISRTVFYQSFFKRHNEIQWALLASFVSRNAGWSMTDLESNWFRRMIPRNFRNELFMTYERANWLIFSDAFPQLLIYEASKKYNVPFFHLLKEFHVSQFMVKEWENFWKFQGLERLRTALIINEQNLIQKPVIEHHHYQKVFHSVPYNIQEQMHLSNVIFPTLAGKLYGFYVEDFIKIKKRIDLGKRLAWLLFHSKESGQFHQFLSKVTHTGSRRDYEKYVKWSTKKTSPILRMIFPSIHHERHQLEDWSEKVDEHVVNDYFTPIKETKDYEMTTNVLLKQKELYVSMRIEEFLLPKKLFDEEKI from the coding sequence ATGTTGGGTACTTGTCCAAGTGAAAAAAAATTAATAAATTATATTAGCAGGATCGTTAGAAGAGGAAATATCGATAACATTTCACGTACCGTATTTTATCAGAGCTTTTTTAAACGACATAATGAAATCCAGTGGGCCTTATTAGCAAGTTTTGTATCGAGAAATGCTGGTTGGAGTATGACAGATTTAGAAAGTAATTGGTTCAGAAGAATGATACCAAGAAATTTTAGAAACGAATTATTTATGACGTATGAACGTGCTAATTGGCTCATTTTTTCAGATGCCTTTCCTCAGTTACTAATTTATGAAGCATCCAAAAAATACAATGTTCCTTTTTTTCATTTATTAAAGGAGTTTCATGTTTCTCAATTTATGGTGAAAGAGTGGGAGAATTTCTGGAAGTTTCAAGGGCTTGAGCGGCTCCGTACGGCACTAATTATTAATGAACAAAACTTAATTCAAAAACCAGTCATTGAACATCATCACTATCAAAAGGTTTTTCACTCTGTTCCTTATAATATCCAGGAGCAAATGCACCTTAGCAATGTTATTTTCCCTACACTGGCTGGAAAATTATATGGTTTTTATGTGGAAGATTTTATAAAAATAAAGAAACGAATAGACCTTGGAAAGAGGTTAGCGTGGCTATTATTTCATTCAAAAGAGAGTGGACAGTTTCATCAATTTTTGTCGAAGGTTACACATACAGGCTCAAGACGAGATTATGAAAAGTATGTAAAATGGTCAACAAAAAAAACAAGTCCCATACTACGTATGATATTTCCTAGTATCCATCATGAACGACATCAACTTGAAGATTGGTCAGAAAAAGTGGATGAACATGTAGTGAACGATTACTTTACCCCGATTAAAGAAACAAAAGATTATGAGATGACAACTAATGTATTACTTAAACAAAAGGAATTGTATGTGTCGATGAGAATTGAGGAATTTTTACTACCGAAAAAATTGTTTGATGAAGAGAAGATATAG
- a CDS encoding PBP1A family penicillin-binding protein encodes MSEQNMNSRQGRRRAKEQSNAKSKRKPSGLLKKILLSGLIMAVIAVVAGGITLFAMIKDAPPLDRELLMFSQPAEILDQNDETVSLLQGTENRVNVSIHDVPQVLEDAFIATEDVRFREHFGLDVRRIMGAIGANITGGFGAEGASTITQQVVKNAFFTFEKTITRKVQEQYLAVKLEQQYSKDQILEMYLNVIYFGEGAYGVLQASRSYFGKELEELTVEDAALLAGIPQRPNHFNPLKNPEGAETRRNTVISLMERHGKITSSEADLARAVSVEDQLNPAEKASYPYESFLNLVLSEVEDMEGISATDLYTAGLKIYTTLDQDAQAHVERVLQTDELINGYPTNEDFQAGLTLLDTQTGEIKAIGGGRQNTGVKRGFNYATDIKKQPGSTIKPVLDYGPVIEHHQWSTGEIIIDEPHTYNDHAKTPVRNYTRSYEGPVTMRRALARSLNVPAIKALQTVGTNQAQAFAEGVGIPFDEKMTEAYGIGGFKTGISTLDLAGSYQAFGNEGQYIKPHTVRKIEFPDGRIIHTNPDSETAMQDYTAYMVTDMLKSVVTEGTGTIANIPQLHLAGKTGTTNFSTEDQSTYNIPSGGVPDVWFAGYTTRYTAAVWTGFDRKGQGNYLSGNERRLAQQIFKAVLEEVSKGIDTPDFRQPPSVVKVGIERSTGLLPSDFTPSSEIVYELFVKGTEPTRVSESFNQLTAPSNLTAGYNEDTDQLIMSWSYPEAEQGNVSFRVSASIDGGEFTALTITNDMQYILSHPQLGATYRLRVTAISDDVSGLESDPVEANVSIPDMEIDIPDPIEDVEPIEEEEEPQRREEEEPIDIIPDLGEPLEDEPDDNEEEPQTTE; translated from the coding sequence ATGTCAGAACAAAATATGAATAGTAGACAAGGTCGTCGGAGAGCCAAAGAACAGTCAAATGCTAAATCAAAACGTAAACCTAGTGGCCTCCTAAAAAAAATACTTCTCTCAGGTTTAATTATGGCTGTAATAGCAGTAGTTGCAGGTGGAATTACATTATTTGCGATGATTAAAGATGCACCACCACTTGACCGAGAGCTTCTCATGTTCTCACAACCGGCTGAGATACTTGACCAAAATGATGAAACAGTGTCCCTATTACAAGGAACTGAAAATAGGGTAAACGTCAGTATTCATGATGTCCCGCAAGTTCTTGAAGATGCTTTTATCGCGACTGAGGATGTTCGTTTTCGTGAGCATTTCGGCTTAGACGTTCGTCGTATCATGGGAGCTATTGGTGCCAATATTACTGGGGGTTTTGGAGCTGAAGGGGCAAGTACGATTACACAACAGGTAGTGAAGAATGCCTTCTTTACATTTGAAAAAACGATTACTCGTAAAGTACAAGAGCAATATTTAGCTGTTAAATTAGAACAGCAATATTCAAAAGATCAAATTTTAGAAATGTATTTAAACGTGATTTATTTTGGTGAAGGTGCATATGGAGTTCTTCAAGCTTCAAGATCATACTTTGGAAAAGAGTTAGAAGAATTAACAGTTGAAGATGCAGCGCTTTTAGCTGGAATTCCTCAAAGACCTAATCACTTTAATCCATTAAAAAATCCAGAGGGTGCTGAAACTAGAAGAAATACTGTTATTTCTTTAATGGAACGTCACGGAAAAATTACAAGCTCAGAGGCTGATTTAGCAAGAGCTGTTTCTGTTGAAGACCAATTAAACCCAGCTGAAAAAGCGTCATATCCATATGAGTCATTCCTTAACCTCGTATTATCTGAGGTAGAAGACATGGAAGGAATTTCAGCTACAGATTTATATACGGCAGGCTTAAAGATTTACACGACTTTAGACCAAGATGCACAAGCTCATGTTGAAAGAGTTCTTCAAACAGATGAACTCATTAACGGCTACCCTACTAACGAAGATTTCCAAGCAGGGTTAACACTACTTGATACACAAACAGGTGAAATTAAAGCTATAGGTGGCGGACGTCAAAATACAGGTGTTAAGCGTGGATTTAACTATGCTACTGACATTAAAAAACAACCTGGTTCTACAATAAAACCTGTACTTGATTACGGTCCTGTTATTGAACACCATCAGTGGTCAACTGGTGAAATTATCATTGATGAACCACATACGTATAATGACCATGCAAAAACTCCTGTCCGAAACTACACAAGGAGCTATGAAGGTCCCGTTACAATGAGACGAGCATTAGCGAGGTCATTAAACGTACCTGCGATTAAAGCGTTACAAACAGTTGGTACTAACCAAGCACAAGCATTTGCTGAAGGCGTTGGAATACCATTTGATGAAAAAATGACAGAAGCATATGGGATTGGTGGTTTTAAAACAGGTATCTCAACATTAGACTTAGCTGGATCTTACCAAGCATTCGGAAATGAAGGCCAATATATAAAACCACATACAGTTCGAAAAATTGAATTTCCTGATGGACGAATCATTCATACAAACCCTGATTCTGAAACAGCAATGCAAGATTACACTGCTTATATGGTAACTGACATGCTAAAATCTGTTGTAACAGAAGGTACAGGGACGATTGCCAATATACCACAGCTACACCTTGCCGGAAAAACAGGTACAACAAACTTTAGTACTGAAGACCAAAGTACGTACAACATACCAAGTGGTGGTGTTCCAGATGTTTGGTTTGCTGGATATACGACTAGGTATACAGCTGCCGTATGGACTGGATTCGATAGAAAAGGTCAAGGTAATTACCTTAGTGGGAATGAACGTCGCCTAGCGCAACAAATTTTTAAAGCAGTCCTAGAGGAAGTATCTAAAGGAATTGATACTCCTGACTTTAGACAACCACCTTCCGTCGTGAAAGTGGGAATTGAACGAAGCACTGGTTTACTACCAAGTGATTTCACACCATCAAGTGAAATTGTTTATGAGTTATTTGTAAAAGGTACAGAACCGACTAGAGTCTCTGAATCCTTCAATCAATTAACAGCTCCGTCAAACTTAACTGCTGGTTACAATGAAGACACCGATCAACTTATCATGAGTTGGTCATATCCTGAAGCTGAACAAGGTAACGTCTCTTTTAGAGTATCAGCAAGTATTGATGGCGGTGAATTTACAGCATTAACAATTACTAACGATATGCAATACATTCTTTCTCATCCACAATTAGGGGCAACGTACCGACTACGAGTTACAGCAATTTCAGATGATGTTAGTGGCTTAGAGAGTGACCCTGTTGAGGCGAATGTGTCAATTCCAGATATGGAAATAGACATTCCTGACCCAATTGAAGACGTAGAGCCTATAGAAGAAGAGGAAGAACCTCAAAGGCGTGAAGAGGAAGAACCAATCGATATCATTCCTGATTTAGGAGAGCCGCTTGAGGACGAACCAGATGATAACGAAGAAGAACCGCAAACAACTGAATAA
- the recU gene encoding Holliday junction resolvase RecU — MPVRYPNGKKFVPKSTTNKKKPTKPLSYSNRGMSLEESINESNEFYLSRGMAVIHKKPTPVQIVQVNYPKRSAAVIKEAYFKQPSTTDYNGVYKGKHIDFEAKESRNKTSFPLKNFHDHQVEHMKNVLQHDGICFVLLSFSNNQEVYLLDASHIIDCYERQHIDRKSIPRSIIEDCGYLVETGFHPRIDYLKIVDQVYF, encoded by the coding sequence GTGCCAGTTCGGTATCCAAACGGAAAAAAGTTTGTCCCAAAAAGTACGACAAATAAAAAGAAACCAACAAAACCGTTGAGTTATAGTAATCGTGGAATGTCACTTGAAGAAAGTATTAATGAATCTAATGAATTTTATTTAAGTCGTGGAATGGCAGTTATTCATAAAAAGCCAACTCCCGTACAAATTGTTCAAGTAAATTATCCAAAACGTAGTGCAGCTGTAATTAAAGAAGCTTATTTTAAACAGCCGTCAACAACAGATTACAATGGAGTTTACAAAGGAAAACACATCGATTTTGAGGCGAAGGAATCTAGAAATAAAACATCGTTTCCATTAAAAAACTTCCATGACCATCAAGTGGAACATATGAAAAATGTACTACAACATGATGGCATATGTTTTGTCCTACTTAGCTTTTCAAATAATCAAGAAGTCTATCTATTAGACGCTTCACATATCATTGACTGTTATGAAAGACAACATATTGACCGAAAATCAATCCCAAGGTCTATCATTGAAGATTGTGGGTATCTCGTAGAAACTGGCTTCCACCCACGCATTGATTATTTAAAAATAGTAGACCAAGTATATTTTTAA
- a CDS encoding YpoC family protein translates to MGEEIIVPELFCLEPFYQQGDKIQLNKGLPLQQRLMDDLFYDDINFYIGNNEEKPWKDKETSLKVILQIWQENHSVLTTYFQKRDRKKAIVPMVHSITLFIQYLHWLNNQSVNGIKEWERELEQLQHKPVNVVERFSFILKNPSLFHSFVQLKAMFEESEKLFYKVLLIEKKSI, encoded by the coding sequence ATGGGTGAGGAGATAATTGTTCCTGAACTGTTTTGTCTAGAACCATTCTATCAGCAGGGGGACAAAATTCAACTTAATAAGGGACTACCTTTACAACAACGATTGATGGATGACTTATTCTATGATGATATCAACTTTTATATTGGTAATAATGAGGAAAAGCCTTGGAAAGACAAAGAAACTTCACTGAAAGTTATCCTTCAAATTTGGCAAGAAAACCATTCAGTGTTAACTACTTACTTTCAAAAAAGAGATCGTAAAAAAGCGATAGTGCCAATGGTTCATAGTATTACTTTGTTTATTCAATATCTTCATTGGTTAAATAATCAGTCGGTAAATGGCATAAAGGAATGGGAAAGAGAACTAGAACAGCTTCAACACAAACCAGTCAATGTAGTAGAAAGGTTTTCATTTATATTGAAGAACCCAAGTTTATTTCACTCTTTTGTTCAGTTAAAAGCAATGTTTGAGGAAAGTGAAAAACTATTCTATAAAGTTCTTTTAATCGAGAAGAAAAGTATATGA
- the racA gene encoding chromosome-anchoring protein RacA yields the protein MESVLKTKDVSELLGVNPTTVQRWVKHFNVECELNESGHYTFSKEQVEILRDIKTQLNEGKRMREVQLGNSSTNEAIEVKREERVSTFQYEKQIKNMMEKIERLEERLELKADEVVGYQILRHRDEIEQMMNMLKSIDERVTSIENSLESSQLDIEETMPMIDKKVKKRSLLHIFSLISPR from the coding sequence ATGGAATCTGTATTAAAAACGAAGGACGTCTCGGAGCTATTAGGGGTAAATCCAACAACGGTGCAAAGATGGGTTAAACATTTCAATGTTGAATGTGAATTAAATGAAAGCGGGCATTATACTTTCAGTAAGGAACAGGTAGAAATCCTAAGAGATATTAAGACTCAACTAAACGAAGGCAAAAGAATGAGAGAAGTACAGCTTGGGAATTCATCTACTAATGAAGCAATTGAAGTAAAGAGAGAAGAAAGAGTATCGACCTTCCAATATGAAAAGCAAATTAAGAATATGATGGAAAAGATAGAGCGTTTAGAGGAAAGGTTAGAGTTGAAAGCTGACGAAGTAGTAGGCTATCAAATATTACGTCATCGTGATGAGATTGAGCAAATGATGAACATGCTTAAGAGTATTGATGAAAGAGTAACTTCTATTGAAAATTCTTTAGAAAGTAGCCAACTGGATATTGAAGAAACAATGCCGATGATTGATAAAAAGGTAAAAAAACGTTCTCTTTTGCATATTTTTTCATTAATAAGCCCGAGATAA
- a CDS encoding dynamin family protein, whose product MTIVKDDVIQRARRELSFNDEEEYRLEKLEQKDNNKTFEVAFCGHFSAGKSTILNTLLGAEVLPTSPIPTSANIIGIKNGELALAIEAESGESNVWEGEIPWQNVREWGMNGREISSMTITAPLPFLGDHATILDTPGVDSTDDSHQAVTVEQLYTTDLIVYVMDYNHVQSETNLYFLKQLSKEKKPIFIIINQIDKHNEEEIPLAQFQQSIEDVFGRWEINFLGMYFTTMKFPNHPLNQFNVFERQMKGLLYNSGELISLSEERLKIGLMKAVEGRFIDEKLEEVDTIVEEMKQEGYAQDDLEKREKLEAELEAIENAPNLLEEQFAFEIGKLFKNITLFPYTTTDLTRNWLESMQPGFKVGLLFAKKKTKEEQDERLRKVLADLQDKVKSLLIFHMRSYFDKVDRLKLSNKDEFEQAYEDISYEVKPEIFINNVKVENTSRDYVFQFTKQLTEIITKELQQNARHLLEVQKDGMRKHWDEEKERIVVELEEFKKIEAYVTKIKETSKKFDDKVELLQSFYANSEDKGQFEKAITESLKKSYPKEQPDSFGNVILPEESVIDTTWEEEVREEVTTNFSEEESLQWLQNVKQYLEKYQDKTVLKHEREQLLNRINRYENQTFIISLFGAFSAGKSSFANALLGDAILPVSPNPTTATVNTVQRSTEEHPSGTALVYVKSREQLEQEILSVSEQLEEKLSIDSLLKWKPNMKLFITSWQKTYADYLVTIRDSLSKTDWELGSQFSVSHEEMNNLVAKEENACLLEKVTIYYDCPITEQGIILVDTPGVNSIHGRHTNVAFKQLRQSDAIFYLTYYNHAFSKADQYFLQQMGKVNESYRHDKLYFVINAADLASTEQELNGVRKHVYDQLKMNGIESPRLYHLSSKQGLLAKKDESIEETLFSKFEKAFYQQTIADLKQLSVKMIGEQLSQLKDKINDSLTFIHAEKEQQKAQYDQLKTRVSSLKQTIEEVSFQPVVRDVLQEQEQLMLYLRERIKFVLNDYFPNAVNVATITGSSKKAQHEQLTNGIKDWRGLGEYFLKQELEATMIRLEQRISDRSSRWLKEQLIQLRDELPHLYCEEKIEVESIELGNLEAFIPIQADKYRSYFKSKKDFFENRAIRTLKDDLISEGTSLAGQSIEQVVNNVTKQIELRCQEAEQEIKDRLATGLEQEVTRFEAMFNESEQQSLETEAKEIVTVL is encoded by the coding sequence ATGACAATAGTGAAAGATGACGTAATTCAACGAGCAAGACGAGAGTTATCATTTAATGATGAAGAGGAGTATCGTCTTGAAAAACTAGAACAAAAAGATAATAATAAAACATTTGAAGTTGCTTTTTGTGGACATTTCTCTGCAGGAAAGTCAACAATTTTAAATACGTTACTAGGTGCAGAAGTATTGCCTACTAGCCCTATTCCAACTAGTGCTAATATTATTGGGATTAAAAATGGTGAACTAGCACTTGCAATTGAAGCAGAAAGTGGAGAATCGAATGTATGGGAAGGAGAAATCCCATGGCAAAATGTAAGGGAATGGGGTATGAATGGTCGAGAAATCAGTAGCATGACGATAACAGCACCGTTACCATTCTTAGGTGACCATGCAACAATTTTAGATACACCAGGTGTTGATTCTACTGATGATTCTCATCAGGCAGTTACTGTTGAGCAATTATATACAACTGATCTTATTGTTTACGTGATGGATTATAATCATGTTCAATCGGAGACAAATCTTTACTTTTTAAAGCAATTATCGAAAGAAAAGAAGCCTATTTTTATTATCATTAATCAGATAGATAAACATAACGAGGAAGAAATACCTTTAGCTCAGTTTCAGCAGTCGATTGAGGATGTATTTGGAAGATGGGAAATTAACTTTTTAGGAATGTATTTTACAACGATGAAATTCCCTAATCATCCATTAAATCAATTCAATGTATTCGAAAGACAAATGAAAGGTCTTTTGTATAACAGTGGAGAGTTAATTTCATTATCTGAAGAACGTTTAAAAATCGGTTTAATGAAAGCGGTTGAAGGTCGTTTTATTGATGAAAAGCTTGAAGAAGTAGACACAATTGTTGAAGAAATGAAGCAAGAAGGCTATGCACAAGATGATTTAGAAAAGCGAGAAAAATTAGAAGCGGAATTAGAAGCTATTGAAAATGCCCCTAATCTATTAGAAGAACAGTTCGCATTCGAAATCGGGAAGCTGTTTAAGAATATAACGCTATTCCCATATACAACAACTGATTTAACGCGAAATTGGCTCGAAAGCATGCAGCCAGGTTTTAAAGTAGGTTTATTATTTGCGAAAAAGAAAACAAAGGAAGAACAAGATGAACGCCTACGAAAGGTACTAGCTGACCTACAGGATAAAGTTAAAAGCTTATTAATCTTCCACATGCGAAGCTATTTCGATAAAGTTGATCGCTTGAAATTATCGAATAAAGATGAATTTGAACAGGCTTATGAAGATATATCGTATGAGGTAAAGCCTGAGATTTTTATAAACAATGTTAAGGTTGAAAATACAAGTAGAGATTATGTATTTCAATTCACAAAACAGCTTACAGAGATAATAACCAAGGAGCTACAGCAAAATGCTCGTCATCTACTTGAGGTTCAAAAGGATGGAATGAGAAAGCATTGGGATGAGGAGAAAGAGCGAATCGTAGTAGAACTAGAAGAGTTCAAGAAAATTGAAGCATATGTAACGAAAATCAAGGAAACTAGTAAGAAGTTTGACGATAAAGTTGAATTACTTCAGTCGTTTTATGCAAATAGTGAAGACAAGGGTCAGTTTGAAAAAGCAATTACTGAATCTTTGAAAAAGAGTTATCCGAAAGAACAGCCAGATAGCTTTGGTAATGTAATTTTACCAGAGGAAAGTGTCATTGATACGACATGGGAGGAAGAAGTTAGAGAAGAGGTTACAACTAATTTCTCAGAGGAAGAGTCGCTTCAATGGCTTCAAAATGTTAAACAATATTTAGAAAAATATCAAGATAAAACAGTATTAAAGCACGAGCGTGAACAGTTATTAAATCGTATAAATCGTTATGAAAATCAAACATTTATTATTTCATTATTCGGAGCTTTCAGTGCAGGAAAATCGAGCTTTGCTAATGCATTACTTGGTGATGCAATTTTACCAGTATCGCCAAATCCGACAACTGCAACGGTTAATACAGTCCAACGCTCGACTGAGGAACACCCAAGTGGAACGGCTCTCGTATATGTGAAGTCAAGAGAACAGCTTGAACAAGAGATTCTCTCAGTAAGTGAGCAATTAGAAGAAAAGCTTTCAATTGATTCACTGTTAAAATGGAAGCCCAACATGAAGCTTTTTATTACAAGTTGGCAAAAGACTTATGCGGACTATCTAGTGACTATTCGCGATAGTTTATCGAAGACAGATTGGGAATTAGGAAGTCAATTTTCTGTTTCGCATGAAGAAATGAACAATCTTGTTGCAAAAGAGGAAAATGCCTGTCTATTAGAAAAGGTAACAATTTATTATGATTGTCCAATTACAGAGCAAGGAATTATATTAGTTGATACTCCAGGGGTTAACTCGATTCATGGACGTCACACAAATGTAGCCTTCAAACAATTACGTCAATCAGATGCTATTTTTTATTTAACTTATTATAATCATGCATTCTCAAAGGCTGACCAATACTTCCTACAGCAGATGGGGAAAGTGAACGAAAGCTATCGTCACGATAAATTATATTTTGTAATTAATGCTGCGGATTTAGCTTCAACAGAGCAAGAGCTGAATGGGGTTCGTAAGCACGTGTATGACCAGTTAAAAATGAATGGAATAGAATCACCACGTTTATATCACTTATCAAGTAAACAGGGTCTGCTAGCGAAGAAGGATGAGAGTATAGAGGAAACGTTATTCTCTAAATTTGAAAAAGCGTTCTATCAACAAACGATTGCAGACCTTAAACAGTTAAGCGTTAAAATGATCGGTGAGCAATTATCTCAATTAAAAGACAAGATTAATGATAGTTTAACGTTCATTCATGCTGAAAAAGAACAGCAAAAAGCACAGTATGATCAGTTAAAAACAAGAGTTAGCTCATTAAAGCAAACAATTGAAGAAGTGTCTTTCCAACCAGTTGTAAGAGATGTACTTCAAGAGCAAGAACAATTAATGCTCTATTTACGAGAACGTATTAAATTTGTTCTAAATGATTACTTCCCAAATGCCGTGAATGTAGCTACAATTACAGGCTCAAGTAAGAAGGCACAGCATGAACAATTAACGAATGGCATCAAAGACTGGAGAGGTTTAGGTGAGTATTTCTTAAAGCAAGAGCTAGAAGCAACTATGATTCGACTTGAGCAACGTATAAGTGACCGTTCCTCCAGATGGTTAAAGGAGCAACTTATTCAATTACGAGATGAATTACCTCACCTTTATTGTGAAGAGAAAATAGAGGTTGAGTCTATTGAATTAGGCAATTTAGAAGCTTTTATTCCGATTCAAGCGGATAAGTATCGTTCGTACTTTAAATCAAAGAAAGATTTCTTTGAAAATAGAGCCATTAGAACATTGAAAGATGATCTAATTTCAGAAGGTACCTCACTCGCGGGTCAATCGATTGAACAGGTTGTTAACAATGTTACGAAACAAATCGAGCTACGTTGTCAAGAAGCGGAACAAGAAATTAAAGATCGCTTAGCAACAGGTTTAGAGCAAGAAGTCACTCGATTTGAAGCAATGTTTAATGAAAGTGAACAGCAATCATTAGAAACTGAAGCAAAAGAAATAGTAACTGTTTTATAA
- a CDS encoding sulfurtransferase: MLVEMDWLDEHLNQEDVRVIDCNFKLGSPLAGFEHYMKEHLPNAFYFDLETDLSGKVRKHGGRHPLPDLGDLSEKLSAAGIDESVTVVAYDNQAGAFASRFWWLLRYLGHEKVYILNGGLQHWKNKGLPVTNEIPHVDKRRFNVNVQEQMLTVANEIKEKIIGNEGIQLLDSREEKRYKGIEETVDKVAGHIPGAAHCYWKDNLQENGYWKSNSELKERFTELTDDREIIVYCGSGVTACPNIVALMESGFSNVKLYLGSWSDWITYPENIENIPQVK, encoded by the coding sequence ATATTAGTAGAGATGGATTGGTTAGACGAGCATTTGAATCAAGAGGATGTTAGGGTCATTGATTGTAATTTTAAATTAGGAAGTCCTCTTGCGGGATTCGAGCACTATATGAAGGAGCATTTGCCTAATGCCTTTTATTTTGATTTAGAAACCGACTTATCTGGTAAGGTGAGAAAGCATGGGGGAAGGCACCCATTACCTGATTTAGGAGACTTGAGTGAAAAGCTATCAGCAGCTGGTATTGATGAATCAGTAACAGTTGTTGCCTATGATAATCAAGCAGGAGCATTTGCCTCTAGATTTTGGTGGTTATTACGCTACTTAGGTCATGAAAAGGTATATATATTAAATGGGGGCTTACAGCATTGGAAGAATAAAGGTCTTCCGGTCACAAACGAGATACCTCATGTGGACAAAAGGAGATTCAATGTTAATGTCCAGGAACAAATGCTTACAGTTGCTAATGAGATTAAGGAAAAAATCATCGGGAATGAAGGAATTCAGCTCTTGGATTCAAGAGAGGAAAAGCGCTATAAGGGAATAGAAGAGACTGTAGACAAGGTAGCAGGTCATATTCCTGGAGCGGCACATTGTTATTGGAAAGATAATCTTCAGGAAAATGGCTATTGGAAATCAAATAGTGAATTAAAGGAGAGGTTTACTGAACTTACAGATGATAGGGAAATTATCGTTTATTGTGGTTCAGGTGTAACTGCATGTCCAAACATTGTTGCTTTGATGGAGTCAGGTTTTTCTAATGTAAAATTATATCTAGGTAGTTGGAGCGACTGGATTACATATCCTGAAAACATAGAAAACATCCCTCAAGTAAAGTGA
- the nth gene encoding endonuclease III, whose translation MLTIKQINEVVDTMTEMFPDAECELTHSNPFELLIAVVLSAQCTDALVNKVTPGLFAKYKQPEDYVHVELEELEQDIRRIGLFRSKAKNIKKLSQALIEEHNGEVPNTREELVKLAGVGRKTANVVMSVAYGVPAIAVDTHVERVSKRLGICRWKDSVLQVEETLMRKIPEDRWSDTHHRLIFFGRYHCKAQSPQCEICPLLDICREGKKRMKKR comes from the coding sequence TTGCTTACAATAAAACAAATCAATGAAGTAGTAGATACAATGACAGAAATGTTTCCTGATGCAGAATGTGAATTAACACATAGTAATCCATTCGAGTTACTCATTGCAGTTGTTTTGTCAGCTCAATGTACAGATGCCCTTGTCAATAAAGTAACCCCTGGCTTATTCGCTAAATACAAACAGCCAGAGGATTATGTTCACGTTGAATTAGAAGAACTTGAACAGGATATTAGAAGAATTGGATTGTTCCGTAGTAAGGCTAAGAATATAAAAAAACTATCACAGGCTTTAATCGAAGAGCATAATGGCGAAGTTCCCAATACTCGTGAGGAGTTAGTGAAATTAGCTGGAGTAGGTCGAAAAACAGCCAATGTTGTTATGTCAGTAGCCTATGGCGTGCCAGCAATTGCTGTTGATACGCATGTTGAAAGAGTTTCAAAGCGACTAGGGATTTGTCGATGGAAAGATTCCGTCCTTCAAGTAGAGGAAACTTTAATGAGAAAAATTCCCGAGGACCGTTGGTCAGATACGCATCATCGCTTAATTTTCTTCGGACGCTATCATTGTAAAGCTCAATCTCCTCAATGTGAGATATGTCCACTACTTGACATTTGTCGTGAAGGCAAAAAACGGATGAAGAAGAGGTGA